The sequence GGTGTTGGCCGTGACAGACACAACGATTGTTGGGGCTGATACTAGCGATTTAGACAGCGACGCCTGTCAACAGGCGTACAACCGAATGATCGAAAAGCTTGAGGTTGCGATTGACCAAATGAAAACGTCGAAAGAGCCTGTTCCTGTCATTTTAACAGGCGGCGGCAGCATTCTAGTTAACAGTCGATTGGCGGGGGCTTCAGAAGTGATAAAGCCAGACCATCATGATGTTGCAAATGCAATTGGGGCTGCGCTGGGGACTATTTCCGGGGAAGCGGAGAATATCTATGCGTTGGAAGGGCGGACGTATGAAGATGCAGTCGAAGCAGCAAAACAACAAGCAATTGGGAATGCGGTCGAGGCAGGGGCTGTTCCGGCCACAGTCGAAATTGTCTCTGTTGAGGACGTTCCACTCGCATACATGCCGGGAAACTCCGTTTTTATTAAAGTAAAGGCAGTCGGAGAGCTGGATGCAAAATAAAGTTTACTATGGCACTAGCGAACGAAGCGAAATTCAAATTTAACCGGTTGTATGAGCCAGTGCACGATAGCGCTGGCTCATACTGCCTACATGTCGTTATTGTTTCTCATCACACTGCTTTTCCAATCGATCTAGTTTGGCCAATACTTGATCCAGCTTTTTGTCGATATCTTCAATTTCTGGGCCAAAGCCTTGGCGCATTTCCAGTTCCCGTAAACGAGAGCGGCTTTCAAGATGTTTGGTAATGACTGGTACCAAAATTGCGGCAAGGGGGATGAGCACCCACCATGGAATCATAATCGTTTCGCCTCCTAATTCAAAACATAGTTGGTTTAGTTACGGTTGTTAGCTAGTAAAAGATTCGGTTACTTGATAAAATAGGAAAAATCGTGCTACATCCATTATGAGGAGGCCATTATGGGGGAACGGGAAAAAAGTGAAACGGTTAAATCAACGGCTGATTGGGTGAGGGACCAATTATTAACGGAGTCAACGGGCCATGATTGGTACCATATTCAGCGGGTCACAGAAACGGCCAAATCGATCGCCGCTGAAGAGGGCGCTGACATGTTTGTTGTGGAAATGGCCGCACTGCTTCATGATTTAGCAGACGACAAACTTGTGGCGAGTGAAGAGGAAGGCATACAGGAAATCAATAAATGGCTTGTAGATAGGTCAGTGGGAAAAGCCGATTCAGCCCATATTATTGAAATCATTGAGACGATTTCTTTTAGCAAAGGCAAGCCGTTGCGTACGTTAGAAGCAAAAGTCGTCCAAGATGCAGACCGCCTTGATGCGATTGGTGCAATTGGCATTGCCCGTACGTTCCAATATGCCGGCGCAAAAGGGCATGCCCTCTATGACCCAAAAGCAAACGTGCGGACAGAGATGACAAAAGCCGAATATCGGAGTGGACAGGGGTCAGCGATTCACCATTTTTAT is a genomic window of Shouchella clausii containing:
- a CDS encoding HD domain-containing protein, yielding MGEREKSETVKSTADWVRDQLLTESTGHDWYHIQRVTETAKSIAAEEGADMFVVEMAALLHDLADDKLVASEEEGIQEINKWLVDRSVGKADSAHIIEIIETISFSKGKPLRTLEAKVVQDADRLDAIGAIGIARTFQYAGAKGHALYDPKANVRTEMTKAEYRSGQGSAIHHFYEKLLLLKDRMNTHTGKKLAESRHAFMEQFLKRFYAEWDGNG